In Caproicibacterium amylolyticum, a genomic segment contains:
- a CDS encoding helix-turn-helix transcriptional regulator, with translation MNQSLCSHLRHLRLEHSLTQQQLADSLNLDRSTVAYMESGRITPNLHTLAKLKRIYHLSSWDELLSGVE, from the coding sequence ATGAATCAGTCCCTTTGCAGTCACTTGCGCCACCTGCGTTTGGAACACAGCCTTACCCAGCAGCAGCTTGCCGACAGTTTGAATTTGGATCGCTCAACAGTTGCATACATGGAGAGTGGCAGAATTACACCCAACCTGCACACATTAGCCAAGCTGAAACGAATTTACCATCTGTCATCATGGGATGAACTATTATCAGGAGTCGAATGA